One Ardenticatenales bacterium DNA segment encodes these proteins:
- a CDS encoding S8 family serine peptidase, translating into MSWHKRTIWLLFAFLMALVPAHKAASVADDTRQIIRVNRYEFDPLRDGEPPLPAFLHAPTNENGLYLTQFVGPIRDTWLTQLQESGWRVLQYYPHYTYLLWQDGRAAPLAGRFDFVRWQGRYHPAYKISPDLARPSALTDADGRIRQVDVMVYDDGHLPETLTALQRLGAELVQVFPAQPDRAFYDAIVVMPASALSTAARLPAVLWLGYASPRPQLEDEASDQIVAGNVADGAPWPGYGDWLGNVGYDGDGVTWAVIDTGVDYDHPDLSGRIGGGYSFAGACDPPGQPGSDCEGGGHGTLIAGILAADATTHLTDNDGYLYGLGIAPAASLFAMNPLSGDSWPPAGGWQENSKRALLGGAIGGNNSWTTGEGLHHGYQTSERIHDLMVRDGNFDTLDAAEPFIEVFSAGNYGNNGVTAPKEAKNLIVIGSSVSFRAGNIDDISNFSSRGPATDGRILPTVVAPGDIIASTRDDSGSFCDTPIPGTNGLYALCSGTSFAAPHASGAIALLAQWWRAQHDGATPSPAMSKALLVNSAEDLGTPDIPNAGEGWGRINLAPLLSPTVPILTFDQETILDDSGAVWQLDVRVVDPTQPLKITLAWSDAAAAPGANPALVNNLDLIVLSGGITYRGNNFAAGWSISDGPADTLNNLENVFLPQPGTTAVITVRGANIAGDGVPYNGDLTDQDFALVCTNCAPLLTVTPARLDVCAPAVAAYAVALGQVPNYADPVWLEVSGAPVGATASLDQNPLPPGSTTTLHVTSTDQAVEGLYTLTLTAAISNTNRSRSVRLGLAHDAPDPPLPLLPADGQGNVPRQPTLRWTVADGAALYDLEIAADPTFATPVLTATNIITPGFTLHRPLEANTTYYWRVRAHNACGLSATSPPFSFLTAPLPGLCNAGSIPVNVYETGFETDDAGWTHSGLGDTWSLSGDRAHEGSISFHAEDVNMLSNQSLVSPPIMLPTDAAPLALRFWNYQAIDDMAGGCRDGAILEIAADGGDWAQLEAELRTDPYDGPVSDAWSNPLANRLAWCGDPQDWMESIVSLDGYAGQTVRFRYRLGTDVAFGREGWYVDDVRVQACQPAPYAAALTGDSVVDTVANTVITHTFWLKNLGPDDLYEVATVGGGWPTEVVTPLPLSLGYGEQGEVAVRVTVPPMPAFRPLASDLFTLQITSLHDPNLVLTATGTTNVLQMPAFLWSGETAQVGVYHHALTYTLTLTNVGPVTDTLSVAIQGHTWETTADPPTIPLTPGESSQVALIVTVGAGDADDAHVHFNSALAHGTVVNVTLHSSTHLTYFGIFPGR; encoded by the coding sequence ATGTCCTGGCACAAACGCACGATCTGGCTGTTATTTGCCTTTCTCATGGCGCTGGTCCCCGCGCACAAGGCCGCAAGCGTAGCTGATGACACGCGCCAGATCATCCGCGTCAACCGCTACGAATTTGACCCGCTGCGCGATGGGGAACCGCCATTGCCGGCATTTCTCCACGCCCCCACCAACGAAAACGGACTCTACCTCACGCAATTCGTCGGCCCTATCCGCGACACCTGGCTCACCCAATTGCAGGAAAGCGGCTGGCGCGTGCTGCAATACTACCCACATTACACCTACCTGCTTTGGCAAGACGGCCGCGCCGCGCCTCTGGCCGGTCGTTTTGATTTCGTCCGCTGGCAAGGTCGCTACCATCCCGCCTACAAAATCAGTCCCGACCTGGCTCGGCCATCGGCGCTGACGGACGCGGATGGGCGCATTCGCCAGGTAGACGTGATGGTGTATGACGATGGACACCTGCCGGAGACGCTGACCGCGCTGCAAAGGTTGGGGGCGGAACTGGTGCAGGTTTTCCCGGCGCAGCCGGACCGCGCTTTCTATGATGCCATCGTCGTTATGCCGGCATCCGCCCTCTCCACCGCCGCCCGCCTGCCCGCCGTCCTCTGGCTCGGCTACGCCAGCCCGCGCCCCCAACTGGAAGACGAAGCATCCGACCAGATCGTGGCCGGCAACGTGGCCGATGGCGCGCCGTGGCCGGGCTATGGCGACTGGTTGGGAAACGTGGGGTACGATGGCGACGGCGTCACCTGGGCGGTGATTGACACAGGCGTTGATTATGACCATCCAGACTTGAGCGGGCGCATCGGCGGCGGCTACAGTTTTGCGGGGGCGTGTGACCCGCCGGGGCAACCCGGCAGTGATTGTGAGGGGGGAGGGCATGGGACGCTGATTGCCGGCATTCTCGCCGCCGACGCCACCACCCACCTCACCGACAACGACGGCTACCTCTACGGCCTGGGCATAGCGCCCGCCGCCAGCCTCTTCGCCATGAACCCCCTCTCTGGCGACAGTTGGCCCCCCGCCGGCGGCTGGCAAGAAAACAGCAAACGCGCCCTGCTCGGCGGAGCCATTGGTGGCAACAACTCCTGGACCACCGGCGAAGGACTGCACCACGGCTACCAGACCAGTGAACGCATCCACGATCTAATGGTACGGGATGGCAATTTTGACACCCTCGATGCCGCCGAACCGTTTATTGAAGTGTTTTCCGCCGGCAATTACGGCAACAACGGCGTCACCGCGCCCAAGGAAGCCAAGAACCTCATCGTCATCGGCAGCAGCGTCAGCTTTCGTGCCGGCAACATTGACGACATCTCCAACTTCAGCAGCCGTGGTCCCGCCACCGACGGGCGCATACTCCCCACCGTCGTCGCACCCGGCGACATCATCGCCTCCACCCGCGACGACAGCGGCAGCTTCTGCGACACCCCCATCCCCGGAACCAACGGCCTTTACGCCCTTTGCAGCGGCACCAGCTTCGCCGCCCCCCACGCCTCGGGGGCCATCGCCCTCCTCGCCCAATGGTGGCGCGCGCAACACGACGGAGCCACGCCCAGCCCGGCCATGAGCAAAGCCCTGCTCGTCAACAGCGCCGAAGACCTGGGCACGCCGGACATCCCCAACGCCGGCGAAGGCTGGGGACGCATCAACCTGGCCCCTCTTCTCTCCCCCACCGTACCCATCCTGACCTTCGACCAGGAAACCATCCTCGACGACAGCGGCGCGGTGTGGCAGCTCGACGTGCGCGTCGTTGATCCCACCCAGCCGCTAAAAATCACCCTCGCCTGGTCGGACGCCGCTGCCGCCCCTGGCGCAAACCCCGCCCTCGTCAACAACCTGGACCTGATCGTCCTCAGCGGCGGCATCACCTATCGCGGCAACAACTTCGCCGCCGGCTGGTCAATCAGCGATGGTCCCGCCGACACCCTCAACAATCTGGAGAACGTTTTCCTGCCCCAGCCAGGGACCACCGCCGTGATCACCGTGCGCGGCGCCAATATCGCCGGCGACGGCGTACCTTACAATGGCGACCTCACGGATCAGGATTTCGCCCTCGTTTGCACCAACTGCGCGCCGCTGCTCACCGTCACGCCCGCCCGCCTGGACGTGTGCGCCCCCGCCGTCGCCGCCTACGCCGTCGCCCTGGGGCAGGTTCCCAACTACGCCGACCCCGTGTGGCTGGAGGTGAGCGGCGCGCCCGTGGGAGCAACGGCCTCTTTGGACCAGAATCCACTGCCGCCGGGCAGCACCACCACCCTGCACGTCACGAGTACAGACCAGGCGGTCGAAGGACTGTATACGCTGACCCTCACCGCCGCCATTTCCAACACCAACCGCAGCCGCTCCGTACGCTTGGGATTGGCGCATGACGCGCCCGATCCGCCACTGCCGCTGCTGCCCGCGGACGGGCAGGGGAACGTGCCCCGCCAGCCCACCCTACGATGGACGGTGGCGGACGGGGCGGCGCTGTATGACCTGGAGATCGCCGCCGACCCCACTTTTGCTACGCCCGTGCTCACGGCCACGAACATCATCACGCCCGGTTTCACCCTGCACCGCCCCCTGGAGGCGAATACGACCTACTACTGGCGCGTGCGCGCCCACAATGCCTGCGGACTCAGCGCCACGTCGCCCCCCTTTTCCTTCCTCACCGCGCCGCTGCCCGGCCTATGCAACGCAGGCAGCATCCCGGTCAACGTCTACGAGACGGGTTTTGAGACAGACGACGCGGGCTGGACGCACAGCGGCCTCGGCGATACCTGGAGCCTGAGCGGCGACCGCGCCCATGAAGGCAGCATCAGCTTCCATGCGGAAGACGTAAATATGCTCAGCAACCAGTCGCTCGTCTCGCCGCCAATCATGCTGCCCACGGACGCCGCGCCGCTGGCCCTGCGCTTTTGGAACTACCAGGCGATTGACGACATGGCAGGGGGCTGCCGCGATGGGGCGATTTTGGAGATCGCGGCGGATGGCGGTGACTGGGCGCAATTGGAAGCAGAACTGCGCACGGATCCCTATGATGGTCCGGTCAGCGATGCCTGGAGTAATCCGTTGGCGAACAGGTTGGCCTGGTGCGGCGATCCGCAAGATTGGATGGAGTCGATTGTGTCTTTGGATGGGTACGCGGGCCAAACGGTGCGGTTCCGCTATCGCCTGGGGACGGATGTGGCCTTTGGGCGGGAGGGATGGTACGTGGACGATGTGCGGGTGCAGGCGTGCCAGCCTGCGCCATATGCAGCGGCGCTGACGGGGGATAGCGTGGTGGATACGGTGGCGAATACGGTGATCACGCACACGTTTTGGCTAAAAAACCTGGGACCGGACGACTTGTATGAGGTGGCGACGGTGGGGGGGGGGTGGCCGACGGAGGTGGTGACGCCGCTGCCGCTGTCGCTGGGGTATGGGGAGCAGGGAGAGGTGGCGGTGCGGGTGACGGTTCCCCCGATGCCGGCATTTCGCCCCCTCGCCAGCGACCTCTTCACCCTCCAGATCACCTCCCTGCACGACCCCAACCTGGTTCTTACGGCTACGGGGACGACGAATGTGTTGCAAATGCCGGCATTCCTCTGGTCCGGCGAAACCGCACAAGTCGGCGTCTACCACCATGCACTCACCTACACCCTCACCCTCACCAACGTCGGCCCCGTAACGGACACTCTATCCGTCGCCATTCAAGGGCACACCTGGGAAACAACCGCCGATCCGCCCACCATCCCCCTCACCCCCGGCGAAAGCAGCCAGGTAGCCCTCATCGTCACCGTCGGCGCGGGAGACGCGGACGACGCCCACGTCCACTTCAACTCCGCCCTGGCCCACGGCACCGTCGTCAACGTCACCCTACACTCCTCCACCCACCTCACCTACTTCGGCATCTTTCCCGGACGTTGA